A single Pseudochaenichthys georgianus chromosome 10, fPseGeo1.2, whole genome shotgun sequence DNA region contains:
- the LOC139434670 gene encoding zinc finger protein 664-like, which translates to MSKVQMLLSLKQQRVTAADSEEIFALFEQTIAELEEELFLSKEENKRLQKLLDAVLQPQLRIHRADVQQLVVVKEEPLPDQQEWSTSMDQEDPEPPPHIKQEQEELRISQEGEQLQELEEADNTKSTFTPVPVKSEDDKEKPQSSQPHQRQTEHMKTEADGDDCRGPEPARNSDPESSLQPKTEDHTGDSSEDTDDSSEPDTEDSADWKETREPASGSNSLKNRQESVSDPQRSAEKKPFSCSVCEKAFRYRPYLNQHMRIHTGSFKSFKCSVCEKAFSQSGSLKDHMRVHTGEKSFKCSVCKKAFSQSGNLKEHMRIHTGEKVHSCSVCKKAFSRSGSLKRHMRIHTGEKAHSCSVCKKAFSQSVHLKTHMTVHTGEKAHSCSVCKKAFAQSGSLKAHMRVHTGEEI; encoded by the exons atgagtaaagtccaaatgctgctgtcgttgaagcAGCAGCGAGTCACTGCTGCTGATTctgaagagatatttgctctgtttgaacaaacaatagcagagctcgaggaggagctgtttctttccaaagaggagaacaagaggctccagaaactactggacgctgttttacagcctcagcttcggatacacagagcag atgtccagcagctggtggtggttaaagaagagcctctccctgaccagcaggagtggagcaccagtatggaccaggaggacccagagccccccccacacattaagcaggaacaggaggaactcaggatcagtcaggagggagagcagcttcaggagctggaggaggctgataacaccaagtccactttcactcctgtccctgtgaagagtgaagatgataaagagaaacctcagtcctcgcagcctcatcaaagacaaactgaacacatgaaaacagaagctgatggagatgactgtcgaggaccagaaccagccaggaactcagatccagagagcagtttacaaccaaagactgaggaccacactggagactcttctgaagacactgatgactcttctgaacctgacactgaagacagtgctgattggaaggagaccagagaacctgcctcaggctcaaactcactgaaaaatagacaagaatctgtcagtgatccacaacgtagtgctgaaaagaaaccattcagctgctcagtttgtgagaaagcttttagatataGACCATATCTAAAtcaacacatgagaatccacacaggatcATTCAAATCATTCAAATGCTCAGTTtgtgagaaagctttttcacagagtggaagtttaaaggatcacatgagagtccacacaggagagaaatcattcaaatgctcagtctgtaagaaagcattttcacagagtggaaatttaaaggaacacatgagaatccacacaggagagaaagtacatagctgctcagtctgtaagaaagcattTTCAcggagtggaagtttaaagagacacatgagaatccacacaggagagaaagcacacagctgctcagtctgtaagaaagcattTTCACAGAGTGtacatttaaagacacacatgacagtccacacaggagagaaagcacacagctgctcagtctgtaagaaagcttttgcacagagtggaagtttaaaggcacacatgagagtccacacaggagaggaaatatag